A stretch of Neochlamydia sp. AcF84 DNA encodes these proteins:
- the floA gene encoding flotillin-like protein FloA (flotillin-like protein involved in membrane lipid rafts), translating to MTHQLLALHLSSELYFLLIVLALASLIILSMLGKFLSFWFQAFVSGTPIPLFNLIGMSLRKIPLRVIVNARINLFKAGLKQVTVSDLETHYLAGGHVSEVATALIAADKANIQLDWRRATAIDLAGRDLRDAVQTSVNPKVIDCPSHGGYITGVAKDGIQINVRARVTVRTNIAQLVGGATEETIIARVGEGIVTAIGSSETHLHVLESPHKISQVVLEKGLDSSTAFVILSIDIVEMNLGENIGAKLRADKAESDKRIFQAEAEKRRAMAAAMEQENMAKVKDMEAKLIEAQSSIPMAIAESFRSGHIGIMDFTRYENILADTKMRKSIAEESDDRKK from the coding sequence ATGACTCATCAACTATTGGCCTTGCATTTAAGCTCGGAATTATATTTTTTACTGATTGTTCTTGCATTGGCTTCCCTTATTATTTTAAGCATGCTAGGAAAGTTTCTTAGTTTTTGGTTCCAAGCTTTTGTGTCGGGTACTCCGATCCCTTTATTTAACTTAATCGGTATGAGTTTGCGTAAAATTCCTCTACGAGTCATCGTCAACGCGCGCATTAATCTGTTTAAAGCTGGGCTAAAGCAAGTGACTGTCTCAGACTTGGAAACACACTACCTAGCTGGCGGCCATGTCTCTGAGGTGGCTACAGCTCTTATAGCTGCTGATAAAGCCAATATTCAGCTCGATTGGCGCCGTGCTACAGCGATTGATTTGGCAGGAAGAGACCTTCGTGATGCGGTACAGACCTCGGTAAATCCCAAAGTAATTGACTGCCCTAGCCATGGTGGCTACATCACAGGAGTAGCTAAAGATGGCATTCAAATCAATGTCCGCGCTCGGGTAACTGTAAGAACAAATATTGCGCAATTAGTAGGCGGCGCTACTGAAGAGACGATTATCGCTCGCGTGGGTGAAGGGATTGTGACCGCTATTGGTAGTTCTGAAACGCATTTACATGTACTTGAATCTCCTCATAAAATTTCGCAGGTTGTTTTGGAAAAAGGACTTGATTCTTCTACTGCTTTTGTTATTCTTTCTATTGATATTGTGGAAATGAACTTAGGCGAAAATATCGGTGCCAAGCTGCGTGCTGATAAAGCGGAATCCGATAAACGTATCTTCCAAGCTGAAGCAGAAAAAAGGCGAGCAATGGCCGCTGCGATGGAACAGGAAAATATGGCTAAGGTTAAAGACATGGAGGCTAAGTTAATTGAGGCTCAGTCTTCTATTCCTATGGCAATTGCCGAATCTTTTCGCTCAGGGCACATAGGCATTATGGATTTTACCCGTTATGAAAATATTCTTGCCGATACCAAAATGCGTAAATCTATCGCCGAAGAAAGTGACGATCGAAAAAAATAA
- a CDS encoding NfeD family protein, producing the protein MSPLIFLVLGFILIFIEFYLPGALMGIIGGICILASFSMFARQTESFLLFILYVMGSGVALAFLIKFALWRIRTEKPQHSIYSADTQDGYRAVNYDASTIGKSAVVLTDLKPGGFIIVEGKQQPAISQEGYLAKGTKVLVISGNESNLIVRKE; encoded by the coding sequence ATGAGTCCTTTAATTTTTTTAGTGCTAGGTTTTATATTAATATTTATAGAGTTTTATCTGCCAGGTGCCCTAATGGGAATTATCGGAGGTATTTGCATATTAGCCAGCTTTAGCATGTTTGCTAGGCAAACAGAATCTTTCCTCTTGTTTATCTTATATGTGATGGGGAGTGGCGTGGCTCTTGCTTTTTTAATTAAATTTGCTCTCTGGCGCATTCGTACCGAAAAGCCTCAGCATAGCATTTACTCTGCAGATACCCAAGATGGTTATCGTGCTGTCAATTATGATGCTTCCACTATAGGCAAGTCAGCAGTAGTGTTGACAGATTTAAAACCTGGGGGATTTATTATCGTAGAAGGAAAACAGCAACCTGCTATTTCTCAGGAAGGTTATCTAGCTAAAGGGACTAAAGTTCTTGTGATTAGCGGCAATGAATCTAATTTAATTGTTAGAAAGGAATAA
- a CDS encoding inorganic pyrophosphatase yields MANMIYRSHPWHGLSLGPLMPQIVNCYIEIVPTDTIKYELDKETGILKVDRPQKYSSVCPSLYGLLPKTYCGPHLASYCMQKTGLKSIEGDGDPLDICVFTEKVIPRGDIILKAIPIGGFRLIDGNEADDKIIAVMADDLVYGSLQNIHECSPSLIERLRHYFLTYKDSPERTYSTVQITHIYDVKEAHHVIKLALQDYEDKYGSASKSENFW; encoded by the coding sequence ATGGCAAACATGATCTATCGTTCTCATCCCTGGCATGGCCTTTCTTTAGGGCCTCTGATGCCTCAAATTGTTAATTGTTATATTGAAATCGTGCCTACGGATACGATAAAATACGAACTTGATAAAGAAACCGGGATCCTAAAAGTCGATAGGCCTCAAAAGTATTCAAGTGTGTGTCCCAGCTTATATGGATTGCTACCTAAGACCTATTGCGGCCCTCATTTAGCTAGTTATTGTATGCAAAAGACTGGTCTTAAAAGTATTGAAGGCGATGGAGATCCTTTGGATATCTGCGTGTTCACTGAAAAAGTCATTCCTAGGGGAGACATTATTTTAAAAGCCATTCCTATTGGTGGATTTCGATTGATTGATGGAAATGAGGCAGATGATAAAATTATTGCTGTGATGGCAGACGATTTGGTTTATGGCAGCCTGCAAAATATTCATGAATGTTCGCCAAGCTTGATTGAAAGGCTACGTCATTATTTTCTAACTTATAAAGATTCCCCCGAAAGGACGTATAGCACTGTCCAAATTACTCATATCTATGATGTTAAAGAAGCCCATCATGTGATTAAACTCGCTCTTCAAGACTATGAAGATAAATATGGATCTGCTTCCAAGTCAGAAAATTTTTGGTAA